GTAAGTGGTGTGAAATAGAACGGAAAACAAGCTACGACCTCAAGGTAACTTGAAGAAATAAGGGGGGGAAAGAAAAGTGAGACAAGGTCTAAGGCTGTACATTTGAGCCAAGAGAACTCAAATTTTCAGCCCCACAACATCTAATGCAAAAAAGGCAATACAATGTAAACACTATATTTTTTGGTAGTTGTGACTATATTTGACACAATACTTAGGCAATTGTGATTATATTTAAGACAATGAATCGACAATTGTGACTACATTTTAGTTATGAATTGGCAACTGTGACTGCATTTTTAGTTATGAATTGTCAGCTATAACTACATTTTAGTTTTTGATGTTGATTGATTGTAATAGCTTTGACAACTATAGCTTCTGTTTTGGTTAATATTATGCAGCTAACCTTTATTTAGCAATGATTTCTTTTTAGTTTGATGGTTAATGATTTTGTGTTTATAGATAGCAAGTTGTGACTACATAACCTAAATTTGCAGGCTATTTGTGATGTTCATTACATAAAGGTTATTTACACAATCAAATAGGGACTCCTCAACATATATGAGACAAATCTGGATAAAGAAAAATGTTCATTAcacaaagaaaaatattcattacaTAAAGGAAAATGCTCATTACAAAGCCTTCACCTGCAAATACAATTACACGAAGAGATCATGGCAACTTCCTTGAATCTCCTTTTATGGgcaatatattttaaaatacaaaacttATACCTAAAATACAAACACACAAGATAGCAATCCAAAGTTGTTTCTCCCTTTTCTTAGACTTGGCCAATTTGTTTTTCCATTTCTTCTCACAGTtaatttcatcttcttcaaaTCATCATCAAAATTGTCCAGCTTCGACTCTATCTTGTGCATATCTATTTTGTTTTCCACAGAGTTGGTCAACCTAATAGACTTGTTGTCAATCTTTTCTAAAGGTTCAACTCTTTGCTTGAGCTCACCAATTCTTCTCAACAACTTCGGAATCTCAAATGTGGATCTTGGATCAATATAGTCATCCTTTCAAAGCTAAAAATCCCATGATCTAGCATTCTAAAGTgaataaaaacaacaaacaaatcaaTCTATGGCTCTTGAAGATCAACTCTTGAAAAAGGCAGAATACCCCATAGTAAGGACAACCCCAATATCTTCTACCGGGATTTCTTGGGGTCCAAGAGGTCAACAAAGACAGAAAAATCCATGTTTACATCGCACCTCTTCTAATTCATGATCTTTCTCTTGCATACACAATCTAGTCAAGCTTATTCGAGTCATTATAGCaccttcaattaaaaaaaacactATAACAACATGATTATTCAAACTCAATACCcaaaaaattcaataattttagggaaaagagagaaagaaatcAAAATGGAAAAGAGTGGATTGAATCAAAATGGAAAAGAGAGAAAGGAATAAAAAGTTGTCTTTGATTCCCTTGAAAAGAACTGAGCTTGAACTTCAATTTGGGGCTTCAAATTTATGGTTTGAAGAACATTTAGGGTTCTTCAGTTTTTTTTGGTGAAAATGAAGGTCGGGTTGGTGGGTTATAAGAATGATTTCCAAGAAATTACCATGGAGGacaatttttattataaaaaatcgAGTTTATTCAACATATTGACTCGCTCCAAAATGTTGACTGAAACGCGCTTGAGCTTGGGTGTAGGAAAGGGGAAATAAATTCACTTATGAGTAGTTAGAGTGTGTAATAGGTTGCCTAAATAGTTGAAgcgtgtaactgacttttcgatAGAACTTCAGGGGTGAATTAATGTCTTTTtccaattttaaaaagtttcatgtaattacatggtgtaattacaccaattcctAACCCTCCCTTGGGAATTAAGGAGTGTAATTACTCCCCGACACCCAATTTTTCTCTTgccaagtaattacttggtctACCAAACATGTCAAAGAGTataattatactcaattacccCAAATCTCAATTACATTGTGCCTTTCCAAACAGGTCCTTAATGTTTAAGCATAAAATTAAACATGTAAAAACAGGTTTTGTCCAACTAGAGCAGAGAAACATCATCTGAGGGTATATCCGGAGCATATTAATTACAAGAAGTTATACATAGTcacaaatattgaatttagACGTTGCAGATTGTGAATAAAGGAAGTCAATTTTCATATTATATCAAACTCTATTTATACTAGCTTTTTGGCATAcataaaaaatttcatatcGAAGCAGTGAATTCTGTTTCCAAAGTCATTGTTgacttaaaattatatatagttaaTATAGCGCACGGATGTTTATATTTCAAATGTAACAGATAAAAACATAAGCGAAAGAAATTTGTTTTTCCtaattaaatgaaaaataatttaggaTGAATGATTGCCATAAAATGACTGATTTTCCTtttaccaaacacaccctagtGTGGCCGAAAAAAAAATGGATTCCATAAACTTCCATTGACATAAAATCATGATTCTTTTGGATGCATTTGGGAATGTTGTTGATCCAGAAGACCTTATGGTGAATGCAGAATCAATAACTCAATGGACATCACATCATGATGGTGTCTCAAATTATGTGCTACAAAGACATGTACAAGGAAATCCATAAATTCATAAACAAACTCTCTAATGTGTTATAAATAATCATGAAGTTGGTAAATTTCAGCCTCATTCACATAGTTTTAGTTAATGGGACAGCAGGAGGATGACCTGCAGGGCATCTTTGCCTCCTCGGACGTCTAGTCGTCTTGCCACCCCACCCTGTTAAGCTTTTGTCCTCCAAACTGGATACAATGTTACTCAAATTCTGCTTTAGAGGAGGGTTTAATGGGGTTAACACAGTAACGGGGGTGGTCTCAATCACCATCCTCCGCCTTCCCCTAGTACCTCCATTCCTTCTCTTCGATCCTGAGTTCCAAGTATGCCCTGTAGCTCTCATCAACTCTCCGAAGATCTGAATGTCTTCGGTCACTTCATGCCTTGATAAGGAAGCTAGTCCGGGAAGGATATCCCTTTGAAAGTCCCTCCGCTGTCTTCCCCACCTTCCGTGTCCTCTTCGGGTTCGATTTGTTAGTGAAGTGGTTCCTGCATCTTCCACTGGTTGGACTTCAGGAACAAAAGGCTTGGGCAGGTAGTCTTGTTCCTTAGTCTCTTCTAGCTGCAATGTCATTGCCTCAAAGTAATCCATTTCCGTGGTAGTAGTAGGCCGCGCAACAATCACAGCATCCTCGACTATTATTTCTTTAGACTTGCTCTCAAGTTCATTCTCAAAAGAAACGACTACGCCAACAAACCAACCTAGGGATCCCAGAGGATCATCAGATGGATCGCTGGAGACAGTGTCTATTTGACTGGATGATGAAATGGCAACTATTGCTTCCGCTGCTACCCTGACAATGTCATCCTGCGTATGCTCAGGTTTGTGTTCAGGCAACTGCAAAGATGCTTcattttgtttgtctttttcTTCAGACAAATTGTCTAGCTCAGTTTCCAGAACAGGAGGAGATTCCAGATCTATATCAACGACAGTCCTCACATTGACATTATTGCTTTCGACAAAGAATGGATCATCATCTTCAGTAATACATGAGTTCAAATCGAAGGAATTTCTGATAATGGTAGCTTTTGTTTCCAGTGCTGTCTCAGTAACAACTGCTTCCATGACAGCCTGTTTCTCAGACTCAACCATAGTAAGGTCACAAGCTATGTTAATGTCAATCACTATTCTCCTCCCTTCACGTCTGCTGTTTTCTTCCACGGGTGAGGAACAAAGAGCAGCAGACGTGGAAACAAATGAAGATGACTCATTTTTGGAAGCACATGGAATTTCAGGAATTGGAACCCCTAGAATTTTCCTGACACTTCGGGTTTCCCCCAACTCTTGTGTGGCCTTCATGTTGCAATCTTCCACAGCTGATGCAACATTCTGTGCATAGAAGCCATCGCTGAAATTTTTCAATGGGACACTTCCACAAATAGGTGAGTTTGTGTAAGCTTCAATGAGGCCAGGCTTGGCTGATTTTCCACCATTCATGCTATCTGTAGTCTCATTTTTGAAACTTGGTTTAGCTTTAAGCCACGGCAACACTGGTTTACAGTCTTGAGGCTCTCTTTTTTCATCAACCAACTCAACATCTCTGCCATAAAGTTCCTCATTTACTGAATCCTTTGATTGTACATTCAAATCGAAACCTTTTTCGGATGTCAAGTCCATATTATTGGAGGTAGTAAGAAATTTCTCACATCCATTGTTAAAGGAGCGGTCAGATGTCAAATTGTCACTCTTGTTTTGCTTCTGAGAGTCAAAAGCAACAGAGAAGCAACGAGGTGATTCTTTGGGCCCTGATGAGGACCCATGGTAAAATCCATTCCTGATGGAGAGATTAGTAGCCTCACCTAGATTTGGCCTAGAACTGCCATCAATATTCCCCTTGTCACCAAAAATGTCATGGCATTGAGGTAACTTCAGACTCTTACCAACCATGGCACATGAGTTCAATGAAGGGTTGGTATGCCCTGATGATAGCCTTGCAGCAAAGCCACTTGGTTTACCCCAAGAAGAGAGTGTGTCTGACCATGAATTGGTAAACTCTGAGGAATTAGAAAATGGATATGGACTAGCTGTCTGAGAAGTGATGAATGGTCTCCCATAGGTATAGTTGTACTTCTCATGATTTCCGTGGAAGGTCTCTAGACATTTCCCTGCTTTCTCTTTCCATAGGTCATCCCTGATACAGTGAGGTGATTGAACCCCAGGATGTTGAAAGGCTTTGTCAAGCATTACTTGTGCCAGGTGGCGTGGTGTAGGGAACTTGTTGTGTGAAAAACTATGTACTGGAGTCAAGCTACCTTCGACTTTACCTGCAAAAAGAAGGAAACACTTTACATACCATCACGAAAAtccaaaaaatgaagaaattttaatgtGGACGCAACCAAGTCAAGATAGGTGCAGACAACCGAAACTCTGAAAATTGTATATACAATGTTACACAGGTATTATTTACCTGTCTCATATGTAGAAGAGAACCAATCCCTCTCTTTGCCTTTACTAGGGCTTGTATGATGGGAGTTCCATGTGGTTTCTCTAGGAAAAGCCACAAATGTTGGATTTGATTTAGCAGAAGCGTTTAGCCTTGTAGTCTCCTTATGACTCTTCCCATATCCAAGAAAATCAACAGGCAATGAGATTGCTTCTTCAAGCTGAGCTGGTTCATTGAGATCAGCCAACCTGACTGAGCTTCTCAAACATGAATCGGATGCTGAAGCATCTTTTTTATCACTCTTTGTACCAACATCAGGGAATAAACTCGTACAACTGTCTTGGTAAACTTTCTCATTTCCATTAGCACAGGAACTTGGATTGAACGATCCTTCATCATCTCGCAACTGCTCAATTTCATCCGTGTCTAGGTACACATCAGCTGGAAGTTGAAGATCGAACATCTTCTTCCGTAATTTTGAGGGCCTAGCCTCCAAGGATTTACAGATCTTTGAAAAGCAACCATTTTGCATTTGAACTTGACCAGACTGTACATCATTCACTTTTGAAGAACTGAATGGAGAATTTACAATTTCAGTACCACACATAGATGGTCTAGCATAACTTGAATTTGCTAAGGGGAAGCTGGTGGTATGGCATTTCCAAGCATCTTTAGGTAGTAGATGGGATCCAAGAATGTTTGATGAAGATGATGGCTCCATTGATGTCCAAGGTTTATGCAATTCCGTCCTTTTAATTTCATACATCATGTCCCTCTGAGTTCTGTAAAGGCGATGAAGTTCAAATACCTACGAGCAAAGATTTACATAAGTAAACATTTTGTAGCTATGCTGGAAAAAGTCGGTGGACCAATATAAAACcaaatttaaacttttaattttctcaGCTTAACAGAAAAATGAACGTTGACCACTAAAGATAGAATTACCTGATTCTTGAATGTTTCCTCGTGTTCAAGTATTTTCTGCTTTAAAACATCCTTTTCATATCCAGGATCTAAATCTATCGTAGTCCTTGACATGAAACCATTACAGTATTGAGCATTTGTGAAGATTTTCTCTCCATAATGTAGGGGCAATCTATTGTTTAAATCCTCACTAACGTAGCTCATGGAGTAATAAGCTGGTAAGTAGCCTTTACAATGCACTTGTGTTTCCATTCCTGCCGACAGTAGGAACCAAATCATATAAATAAAACCAAACAGTATAAGGGATTATGCAAAATAACCATTATTAATAACGAAAGAGCTCAACACATCCAATATTCAGACTGTTTTATGGA
This sequence is a window from Solanum dulcamara chromosome 10, daSolDulc1.2, whole genome shotgun sequence. Protein-coding genes within it:
- the LOC129870677 gene encoding uncharacterized protein LOC129870677, with the protein product METQVHCKGYLPAYYSMSYVSEDLNNRLPLHYGEKIFTNAQYCNGFMSRTTIDLDPGYEKDVLKQKILEHEETFKNQVFELHRLYRTQRDMMYEIKRTELHKPWTSMEPSSSSNILGSHLLPKDAWKCHTTSFPLANSSYARPSMCGTEIVNSPFSSSKVNDVQSGQVQMQNGCFSKICKSLEARPSKLRKKMFDLQLPADVYLDTDEIEQLRDDEGSFNPSSCANGNEKVYQDSCTSLFPDVGTKSDKKDASASDSCLRSSVRLADLNEPAQLEEAISLPVDFLGYGKSHKETTRLNASAKSNPTFVAFPRETTWNSHHTSPSKGKERDWFSSTYETGKVEGSLTPVHSFSHNKFPTPRHLAQVMLDKAFQHPGVQSPHCIRDDLWKEKAGKCLETFHGNHEKYNYTYGRPFITSQTASPYPFSNSSEFTNSWSDTLSSWGKPSGFAARLSSGHTNPSLNSCAMVGKSLKLPQCHDIFGDKGNIDGSSRPNLGEATNLSIRNGFYHGSSSGPKESPRCFSVAFDSQKQNKSDNLTSDRSFNNGCEKFLTTSNNMDLTSEKGFDLNVQSKDSVNEELYGRDVELVDEKREPQDCKPVLPWLKAKPSFKNETTDSMNGGKSAKPGLIEAYTNSPICGSVPLKNFSDGFYAQNVASAVEDCNMKATQELGETRSVRKILGVPIPEIPCASKNESSSFVSTSAALCSSPVEENSRREGRRIVIDINIACDLTMVESEKQAVMEAVVTETALETKATIIRNSFDLNSCITEDDDPFFVESNNVNVRTVVDIDLESPPVLETELDNLSEEKDKQNEASLQLPEHKPEHTQDDIVRVAAEAIVAISSSSQIDTVSSDPSDDPLGSLGWFVGVVVSFENELESKSKEIIVEDAVIVARPTTTTEMDYFEAMTLQLEETKEQDYLPKPFVPEVQPVEDAGTTSLTNRTRRGHGRWGRQRRDFQRDILPGLASLSRHEVTEDIQIFGELMRATGHTWNSGSKRRNGGTRGRRRMVIETTPVTVLTPLNPPLKQNLSNIVSSLEDKSLTGWGGKTTRRPRRQRCPAGHPPAVPLTKTM